The genomic segment TATTCTCACCATATCTAGCTATTTTAACTATTGGTTCTAAATTTGGAGTAATTGCAACACCTAAAATCTCCTTATTAAGCCCCTCAGTTAAATTTGTAACTTCATTAATGTGATTAAATGTGGTTATTATAAACTCAGCACTTTCAATCTTATCTTTAGTTAGCTTGTCCATCTTTCGTAAATCATTTACCATTAAGAACATTACATCCATATTACTATTTTTACTAAGTTGCTTACTAAACATCTTAGCTTGTTCTATGTTGCACTCTATATATATTGCTATTACTTTATCCATTATTTGTTTTTTTTCATTTACCCTTTGATTTACTAAATCTAGAAATTCTTCTGGTTTCATTCCAATTTCTAAAGCTTCCTCTAATCCTAAATCAATGAATTTCATTATTTTATTTTCAATATCGAGATTTTCCCAAGATATAGATTCTTCAACTACGAAAGTTCCCTTTCCTTGATAGGATTTTAACGCCCCATCTTGTTCCAAGTCGTTATATGCAGTGCTTACAGTGTTTCTACTTACTTTTAATCTCGCAGACAATTCTCTTTCTGTAGGCATTTTTCTTCCAACCTTAAGAGTTCCTTTTTTTATTTCATCCATAATTTGTTTTTTAACTTGAATATAAAGTGGTATTCCATTTTTTTTGTTTATTTCGATATTAATAAAAATTCCTCCTAAAGCATATTGGATTAATGGACTAATCCATTACAAGATTTATTATACTATATGGACCAATCCACTTCAATCGCTGTTTTACGAGCATTTAGTTGCGTTTTCCGTATTTTAGAGCAATTAGACACAATTATCTAACTTGTTCTTAGATTTAATACTATTTCCATGTAAACGTAACACTATTCGTCTGTAAACGTAATAAAATACTATATCTAACTTTTTATATAATATATTCTTATTTCTATTTTTTTTAATAAGCATGATCTATTTGGGCAAAATAAATGTTAAGGAGTTGATAATATGAATAGTGAAAACATTAAAAATTTGAATTCTATTCTGGAAGGCGAATACATGGCTGTTAACAGTTTTGATGACCTAATTGAGCATGCTAATGATGCTAATACCAAAAGTGAACTACAAAAAATACAACAAATTCATAAGCAACATACCACCCAAATTTCTACTAAAATACACGATCTTGGTGGTAATCCATCAAATGGTATAGGAATCCAAGGTGTCGTAGCAGAAACTATATCAAATATAAAACATATTGGCACTACTGATACTGCTAGTTATCTTAAAGAAGCAGTCCAAGGAGAATACATGGGAATAAAATTTGTTAATGAATTACTTGCTGGTAGTGATGCTCCTAACAACTTTGAACTATTAAACACTATCATAACCGAATATCAAAATAATATTAATTCAATAAATAATCTTATTAATACTTCAAACGATGTATAGTAATATTCCAAAAAAATAAAATTGGCCTAATATACACTTAGTCCAATATTTCATATTAATAATATAATAGCAGAATTTAATTAGACTTTTTAAAATGACTTCTGCATTTTTTAGTAAATAACAATAGGAGCACAATTGTGCTCCTTTTTCTTTATTGGTGATGATGTTCACCGTGATGATTACATACTACATTTTTATCTTCTAACGTTCCATTAATATATTCCTCAATAACCTTTTTATATTCTCCAGATGCTCCTTTTATCACTTCAAGGCCATTCTGCTGTAGACCGCTAATTGCTCCCCCACCAATTCCTCCAGTAATAACTACTGTAGCTCCGTGCTTTGTAAGTAGGTCTGCCAAGCCTTGATGCTGATGTGCAAGCTCTACTGCAGATATTTCTTCAATGTTTACTATCTTTTTGTCCTCTACTGTCGCAATTACGAAACTTTTGCTCATTCCAAAATGTTGATTTACCATACTGCCATTACTAGGTATTGCTATTTTCATATCGTTCACCTCCATTTCTATTTTTTTATATTATTAATAATTTTATTAATAATATTTTCAGCTATTTCTGATAATTCAGGATTTAGGTTGTATTCTCCCTTGTTAGAAATATTAACAATTTCTCTACACATCGGAATTTCACCAAGCAAATCTAGGTCATTTTTATTTAAGAATTCATCTATGTTATCTGATTCAAAGATTTTTATTTTCTCACTGCATCCTGGACAAATAATATAACTCATATTTTCTATTAATCCTAATATATTTATATTAAGTTTACGGGCCATATTGATTGCTTTCCCAACAATCATAGACACTAAATCCTGTGGCGTTGAAATCATTACTATACCTGTAATTGGTATTGATTGCATTACCGTCAAAGCAACATCTCCTGTGCCAGGAGGCATATCTATAATTAAATAATCAAGCTCTCCCCATATAACGTCAGTCCAAAACTGCTTAACAACCCCAGAAATTGCGGGCCCCCTCCAAATAACTGGATCCTCTTCATTCTCCACAAGAAAGTTCATTGAAATAACATCAATACCCTCAACTGTTCTAACTGGTATAATACCCGCTTCACTCATTACAGGTTTAACATCTTTAATACCTAACAACCTTGGTATACTTGGGCCTGTAATATCCGAATCCATAAGACCGACCTTATAACCTTTTTTATTAAGTTCATGCGCAATAAGCGCAGATATTGTTGATTTACCCACGCCGCCTTTACCACTCATGACGCCGATAATGTTTTTAACTTTGTTTAATGGATTGTTTTCTATGCTACATGTATCTTTATTATCACACTCACCATTTGATGGGCAACTTTTACAATCAGCCATGCATTATCACCTCGCTTTTTATTTGTCATATGCCATTTATATTATAATACTATTATTTATTGTTGTCAAATGCCAATAAACATAGATTTGTTTTAAGTAAAAACTTATAAAACTATTTATCATCTGTTGTCTGTTTATTACATTGTCCATGACAAAAACTGCTTCTTTTATTACAAGTAACTTGCTGCGAAGCACATGATGGACAAATTTTTCTATCTTCCTCATACTTTATTTCATAGGTATAACCGCAGGATGCACATTTGAATTGACATATATTCCTCGTATAGTTTCCACCACTTATATTTATTGCTTTTCCCTCTATTAAAGCTATAGCAATCTTTTTTCGTGCGCTATCAATTATATTTTGAAAAGTTTGTCTTGAAACTAGCATTCTCTTTGCACATTCTTCCTGATTTAGTTCTTCAACATCTTTAAGCCTCATGGCTTCAAACTCTTCAACCTTTATAATTATTTCTTCAATTTCACATTTCCTTCTACCTGCAGGTACAAAGTATGTATATTTCGGTAAATTTTCCACCCTTCTATCCTTAACTGGTCTTGCCATTAATATTCTCCTTATTTCATATACTTTTTTAAGTTCTTAAATGTTCTTAATTGGTGGCATATGCTAATAAATTTTACATCCTTTTGCCATTAATGTCAAACAGCAATATTTAATATATATTTCTTTTCTTAACATGTTGAAGATACAATTAAAATACGAATATTTATAGGTTGAAATTACAATTAGTATAATTAAAAAAAGTATGATCATAAAAATAAAATGTATCTTATATGATAGACACTTTTTATATATTATTAAATAAATAGATTTACATTTGAATCTTCAGTTTGGCCTAGGTAATAACCAACTCCACCAATTTTCACTCCATCAATAAGTTCTTCCTTTGTAATTCCCATAACATCCATGGACATTGAGCAGGCTACCACTTCCACTCCACTATCAATCGCTGATTTTATTAAGTCCTCAAGAGAACTTATATTTTTATTCTTCATTACT from the Clostridium sp. CM027 genome contains:
- a CDS encoding winged helix-turn-helix domain-containing protein, with the protein product MSPLIQYALGGIFINIEINKKNGIPLYIQVKKQIMDEIKKGTLKVGRKMPTERELSARLKVSRNTVSTAYNDLEQDGALKSYQGKGTFVVEESISWENLDIENKIMKFIDLGLEEALEIGMKPEEFLDLVNQRVNEKKQIMDKVIAIYIECNIEQAKMFSKQLSKNSNMDVMFLMVNDLRKMDKLTKDKIESAEFIITTFNHINEVTNLTEGLNKEILGVAITPNLEPIVKIARYGENTKFGFVCISEEFIFKIKGALEKAGLADANIKFSNTTDDNELKDIIRESDVMIVSPGRYKDVKSKNPSNKEIIEFLYSLDEGSVKALKSKIIEIKFKK
- a CDS encoding DUF2383 domain-containing protein; protein product: MNSENIKNLNSILEGEYMAVNSFDDLIEHANDANTKSELQKIQQIHKQHTTQISTKIHDLGGNPSNGIGIQGVVAETISNIKHIGTTDTASYLKEAVQGEYMGIKFVNELLAGSDAPNNFELLNTIITEYQNNINSINNLINTSNDV
- a CDS encoding NifB/NifX family molybdenum-iron cluster-binding protein — encoded protein: MKIAIPSNGSMVNQHFGMSKSFVIATVEDKKIVNIEEISAVELAHQHQGLADLLTKHGATVVITGGIGGGAISGLQQNGLEVIKGASGEYKKVIEEYINGTLEDKNVVCNHHGEHHHQ
- a CDS encoding Mrp/NBP35 family ATP-binding protein, translated to MADCKSCPSNGECDNKDTCSIENNPLNKVKNIIGVMSGKGGVGKSTISALIAHELNKKGYKVGLMDSDITGPSIPRLLGIKDVKPVMSEAGIIPVRTVEGIDVISMNFLVENEEDPVIWRGPAISGVVKQFWTDVIWGELDYLIIDMPPGTGDVALTVMQSIPITGIVMISTPQDLVSMIVGKAINMARKLNINILGLIENMSYIICPGCSEKIKIFESDNIDEFLNKNDLDLLGEIPMCREIVNISNKGEYNLNPELSEIAENIINKIINNIKK
- a CDS encoding DUF134 domain-containing protein, which translates into the protein MARPVKDRRVENLPKYTYFVPAGRRKCEIEEIIIKVEEFEAMRLKDVEELNQEECAKRMLVSRQTFQNIIDSARKKIAIALIEGKAINISGGNYTRNICQFKCASCGYTYEIKYEEDRKICPSCASQQVTCNKRSSFCHGQCNKQTTDDK